TCGCCGTCGACGACTTCGGCACCGGTTATGCGTCGCTGCTGCAGCTGCGGCGCTTCCCCTTCCACAGCCTGAAGATCGACCGCGGATTCATCGCGGGCATGACAAGCGATGCCGAGGACGCCGCCATCGTGGCGGCGAGCGTCGGCCTCGCCCACACTCTGGGGCTGGAAAGCGTCGCCGAGGGCGTCGAGACCCCGGAGCAGCTGGCACAGTTGTGCGGGCTGGGATGCCAGCTCGCGCAGGGCTACCTGTGGTCACGCCCGCTTCCTCCCGCCGACCTCGAGCGATGGTGGCTCCGGAAAACGGAAGCCGCCTCCGTCCAGCGCCTCGCATAGCCGTCCCCGGCTTCCGCGTTAGCATCCCATGGCGCTCGCCGGCGCTCACCGCTCCAGCGATTCACAAGTCAGCCGCCGAACCCTCGAGGACGCTGAGCGGTCCCGGACGCCCGAGCAGGTAGCCCTGACCGTAGACCACGCCGAGGTCACGCAGCGCCGCCAGCTCTGCCGGGTCCTCGATGCCTTCGGCCACGACCTCCGCTCCGGTCTCGCTCGCAAACGTGATGAGCGCGCGGGCCATCGCCCGACGCGCGCGGTCCACATGGATGTCGCGGATCAGGGAGACGTCGAGCTTGATGAGGTCAGGGGCCAGGAGCAGGATGTGCCGCAAGCTCGCGAAGCCCGCGCCCGCGTCGTCCACCGCGAGGTGGACGCCCGCCGCCCGCAGCGGCTCCAAGCCGCGGTTGAACGCGTCGTAGTCGTCGATCTGGGCGTGCTCGGTGATCTCCAGCACCGTGCGGGCCGGGGCCGCCGCCAAGACCGCGGCCTGCAGCGCTCCGTTGGTGGCGACCTCGGGGGAGACGTTGAGCGCAACATGGGCCCGGGTGGGCACGCGGGGGAGCTCGGCGAGGGCGAGATCGACGGCGAGCAGCTCCAGCTCCACGTGCAGGCCTGCCGATCGGGCGGCGTCGAACCACACGTCGGGCCCCCGGCGGGGCTCCTGAGGGAAGCGTGCCAGGGCTTCGACACCGATCACCGCCCGGTTGCGGACGTCGATGATCGGCTGGAACACCAGTCCCATCCGCCGGGACGCCAGCGCCGCTCGGACACGGGAGCCGACCTCCTGGCGGTCCCTGCTCGTGACGTTGCGATGCTCCAGCTTCGCGCGCAACTCGTCGAGCACATGGGCGGCGACCGGTGGCGGCAGCACGACCTCCCCGGCGGCGGATCTGCGGAGCGTCTCGACGATCTCGCGGTTGGTCGCTGTGCCCTTCGTGAGATAACCCACCGCGCCCGCCCTGAACATCTCGACGACCGCACCCCGGTCGGCGTAGGTCGAAAACGCCACCACCTGGGTGGGCGGCGAGGCCGCGCGGATGCGCCGGGCTGTCTGCTGGCCGCCGCCGGGCATCTTCGTAGCCAGCAGGGCGACGTCGGGCCGGTGCCTGCAAGCCTCGTCGACGGCCTCATAGCCGTCGGCGACCATCGCGACGAGCTCGAATCCCCGCTGAGGGGTGAGCAGCTCGGCGAGCACGTCGCGCACCGACGCGTCGGAGTCGGCCACGAGGATGCGCAGGCGGTCCAACGCTCACACACCCAGGTCGGCGGCCGGCGGGGTAGCCGGAAGCCAGGACTCCACCACCGTGCCATGGCCGGGCGCGCTGTCGATGCGCCACCAGCCGTGGGCGAGCTGGGCGCGCTGGCGCATGGACGTCAGCCCGAGATGGCCGGGTCTGAGATCTTCGACCGTCTCCAGGGAGAACCCGACCCCGTCGTCCTCGACGCGGACAAGGTACCCGCCTTCGAGCTCGTCCAGGACGACCTTCACCTTGCTGGCCCGGGCGTGCTTGGCGACGTTGACGAGCGCCTCCTGCGCGGTGCGGTACAGCAGCGCGCGAAGGCCGGGGGCCGGCTGGCTCACCGTGCGGTCCTCCAGCACGAACGCATAACCCGCCTCGGACGAGGAGCGCTCCAGGTACGTTTCCAGGGTGGCCGCGAGCCCGTCGCCCTCCAGGCCCTCCGGCGACAGCGCGAACGTCAGCTGGCGCAGGCGGGCGATCGCCAGCCGCACGGCTTGCTCCAGCTTGGCCTGCTGGGCTCGAAGGTCCGGGTCGGACACTGACTCGCCGAGCATCTCCAGGCGCATCGCCACCGCCGTCATGACCTGCATGGAGTCGTCGTGGATGTCGGTGGCGATACGCCACCGCTCCTCCTCCTGCGCTTGCGCGAGGTGTCCCACGAGGCGCTGGCGCTCCCGGTCGGCGAGTTCGAGCTCACGCACCTTCTCCAGCAGCTTGCCGTTGAGCACCGCCAAGTGCTCGCGTTCGGAGGCAGTTCCGGACGGCGGCGGCTCCTGGGAGGCAGCGGGTCGCCGCAGCGCCCTGCGCACCGTGCCGCAGACGGCGGTCGGTTCGGCCGACTTCGTGAGCACCTCGGTGATGCCGTAGGCCTCGGCGACGTTGCGCACCTCATCCTCGGCGTATGCGGCGGTGTAGATGACCACGGGGATCTGGGCGGTCGCCGGGTCACCGCGTAACTCCCGCACGAACGCGTAGCCGTCCACCTTGGGCATGAGCAGGTCGGTGATGACGACGTCTGGGTGCTCCACCCGCGCGACACCGAGCCCTTCAGCGCCGTTGGTGGCCTCCAGCACCTGGTGCCCGCACTCGACCAGAGACGTGGACAGCCGCAAGCGGCTCACGGCGCTGTCGTCAACAACGAGGATAGTGGCCATCTTTGGACCAGCCCTTGTCTATGCGGTACCCGCAGTCCTGATCCCTTTCGGCTTGTCCGGTTCAGAACTTAAGGGGCGGTCGCCGGCTATGGGGGCGTGAGGCAGGTCACGCCGCGGAAACGGGCGAAGTCGCGGTCGAACGTGGCCACCCGGCACCGTGCTCGGTGGCCAGCGCGGCGAGATGCGCGTCGGCCACGAGGTTGGGGG
This portion of the Egibacteraceae bacterium genome encodes:
- a CDS encoding EAL domain-containing protein, which gives rise to MDRLRILVADSDASVRDVLAELLTPQRGFELVAMVADGYEAVDEACRHRPDVALLATKMPGGGQQTARRIRAASPPTQVVAFSTYADRGAVVEMFRAGAVGYLTKGTATNREIVETLRRSAAGEVVLPPPVAAHVLDELRAKLEHRNVTSRDRQEVGSRVRAALASRRMGLVFQPIIDVRNRAVIGVEALARFPQEPRRGPDVWFDAARSAGLHVELELLAVDLALAELPRVPTRAHVALNVSPEVATNGALQAAVLAAAPARTVLEITEHAQIDDYDAFNRGLEPLRAAGVHLAVDDAGAGFASLRHILLLAPDLIKLDVSLIRDIHVDRARRAMARALITFASETGAEVVAEGIEDPAELAALRDLGVVYGQGYLLGRPGPLSVLEGSAADL
- a CDS encoding response regulator, yielding MATILVVDDSAVSRLRLSTSLVECGHQVLEATNGAEGLGVARVEHPDVVITDLLMPKVDGYAFVRELRGDPATAQIPVVIYTAAYAEDEVRNVAEAYGITEVLTKSAEPTAVCGTVRRALRRPAASQEPPPSGTASEREHLAVLNGKLLEKVRELELADRERQRLVGHLAQAQEEERWRIATDIHDDSMQVMTAVAMRLEMLGESVSDPDLRAQQAKLEQAVRLAIARLRQLTFALSPEGLEGDGLAATLETYLERSSSEAGYAFVLEDRTVSQPAPGLRALLYRTAQEALVNVAKHARASKVKVVLDELEGGYLVRVEDDGVGFSLETVEDLRPGHLGLTSMRQRAQLAHGWWRIDSAPGHGTVVESWLPATPPAADLGV